The following are encoded in a window of Chitinophagaceae bacterium genomic DNA:
- a CDS encoding TonB-dependent receptor has product MIRTGKLLLIVAFSLSFSQAFSQMPGMGGNRAGMGGQNMNLGHFYGKIIDSVSGKPIEAVSVQLIQNKFDSVAKKRKDVIVGGMLTTKKGEFSIENLSIMGTYKLKITAIGFKTIERKVNFELNMGAARNGDLSSMLSGVDKDLGNIKLEADAKQLENVTVSASKATLEMKIDRKVFNVEKNLNSVGGTAVDVMKNVPSLNVDIDGNVSLRNATPQIFVDGRPTTMTLDQIPADAIASVEIITNPSAKYDASGGGAGILNIVLKKNRKAGYNGNLRAGIDMRGRPNLGGDANIKQGKVNFFAAGQFGMRKSISTVTSDRTDFSSNHTAYLAQRNKPINTGFFAFGRMGMDIFINNRNTLSVGGNIVRGQFKTNDLINIFRDTVSTSGTISDRGERTSKNTGNFRNYGATMSFKHNFAKANNEWTADLTYNQSRNDNIGDYTTQYFYPTNNPKTPLFTERSKGGGSSSFFTVQTDYSDPITDKMKIEAGLRGAFRNFTSFNDNYIQNSTGQYFLIPGLSNNYKFNDALYAGYLTFAHQLKKLSYQLGLRVESSSYTGNLISKNQQFKTDYPLSFFPSAFVTYKIDDKQDMQVNYSRKINRPNFFQLIPFIDYSDSLNLSVGNPNLVPEFTNLLELSYSNQYKPGNTFLATVYFRNTDNLITRYQYKDANPNPAKPDSVIISTYVNANRSYTYGFEVTGKNKLAKWWDLTTNLNLFNSTIQAGNLAGGETNSQFSWFAKINNNFKLPKNFSIQFSGDYTAKTLVAPGGGGSRGMGMMFGGGSQPSAQGYIKPIFGADLSIRKEFLKNNAASLTLQFSDIFRTRLYASHSESQYFVQDNERRRDPQFVRLNFNWRFGKMDVSLFKRKNMKGEMENMQNAQQGMGGN; this is encoded by the coding sequence ATGATACGTACTGGTAAACTTTTGCTGATTGTAGCTTTTTCATTATCCTTTTCACAGGCATTCTCCCAAATGCCGGGTATGGGCGGCAACCGTGCCGGTATGGGCGGACAGAATATGAACCTGGGCCATTTTTACGGCAAGATCATCGACAGTGTATCCGGGAAACCCATTGAAGCGGTATCGGTGCAACTCATACAGAATAAGTTTGACTCGGTGGCAAAGAAAAGAAAGGATGTAATTGTTGGCGGAATGCTTACTACCAAAAAAGGCGAATTCAGTATTGAGAACCTTTCCATAATGGGCACGTACAAACTGAAAATAACAGCCATTGGTTTTAAAACGATCGAACGGAAAGTGAACTTCGAGCTCAACATGGGAGCCGCAAGGAACGGCGATCTCAGCAGCATGCTCAGCGGTGTGGACAAGGACCTGGGCAATATTAAACTGGAAGCAGACGCAAAACAACTGGAGAATGTGACCGTAAGCGCCAGCAAAGCCACCCTGGAGATGAAGATAGACCGGAAGGTATTCAATGTAGAAAAGAACCTGAACAGTGTAGGCGGCACCGCCGTGGATGTAATGAAAAATGTTCCTTCCCTTAATGTGGATATAGATGGCAATGTTTCTTTACGCAATGCCACCCCGCAGATATTTGTGGATGGAAGGCCAACCACCATGACCCTCGACCAGATCCCGGCAGACGCCATTGCATCCGTTGAAATAATTACCAACCCCTCCGCCAAATATGATGCCAGTGGCGGTGGTGCAGGCATCCTCAATATAGTACTTAAGAAAAACAGGAAAGCCGGTTACAACGGTAACCTTCGTGCAGGCATTGATATGCGTGGCCGCCCGAACCTGGGAGGCGATGCAAACATAAAACAGGGCAAAGTGAACTTCTTTGCAGCCGGACAGTTTGGAATGCGTAAATCCATCAGCACGGTAACAAGCGACCGCACCGACTTCAGCAGCAACCATACTGCCTACCTGGCACAACGGAACAAACCCATCAACACCGGCTTCTTTGCTTTCGGCAGAATGGGCATGGATATTTTCATCAACAACCGGAACACCCTTTCGGTGGGCGGCAATATTGTACGCGGACAATTCAAGACCAACGACCTCATTAACATATTCAGGGATACCGTGAGCACATCGGGCACCATCAGCGACCGGGGCGAAAGAACAAGTAAGAATACCGGTAACTTCCGCAACTACGGGGCCACCATGAGTTTCAAGCACAATTTCGCCAAGGCAAATAACGAATGGACAGCCGACCTGACCTATAACCAAAGCAGGAACGATAATATCGGTGATTACACTACCCAATACTTCTACCCCACCAATAATCCAAAAACACCCCTGTTCACCGAGCGGTCAAAAGGCGGGGGCAGCAGTTCGTTCTTTACGGTTCAAACGGACTACTCAGATCCGATAACCGATAAGATGAAGATCGAAGCAGGGCTAAGGGGCGCATTCCGGAATTTTACCAGCTTCAATGATAACTATATTCAGAATTCCACGGGACAGTATTTTCTCATTCCGGGCCTCAGCAATAATTATAAATTCAACGATGCCCTGTATGCCGGGTACCTGACATTCGCTCACCAGCTTAAAAAACTCAGCTACCAGCTGGGTTTACGGGTTGAAAGTTCATCCTACACAGGCAACCTGATCTCTAAAAACCAACAGTTTAAAACCGATTACCCGCTGAGCTTTTTCCCAAGTGCATTTGTGACCTATAAAATCGATGATAAACAGGATATGCAGGTCAATTATTCAAGAAAGATAAACAGGCCAAACTTCTTCCAGCTGATACCGTTCATTGATTATTCCGATTCGCTGAACCTTTCGGTTGGTAACCCCAACCTGGTGCCGGAGTTCACCAACCTGCTCGAATTATCCTATTCCAATCAATACAAACCGGGCAATACGTTCCTGGCCACTGTATATTTCCGCAATACCGACAACCTCATTACCCGTTACCAATACAAAGATGCCAACCCCAACCCTGCCAAGCCCGACAGTGTGATCATCAGCACCTACGTAAATGCAAACAGGAGTTATACATATGGCTTTGAAGTAACGGGAAAGAACAAACTGGCCAAATGGTGGGACCTTACCACCAACCTGAACCTGTTCAATTCAACCATACAGGCAGGGAACCTGGCAGGCGGCGAGACCAATTCGCAGTTCAGCTGGTTTGCAAAGATCAATAACAATTTCAAGCTGCCTAAGAACTTCTCCATACAGTTCTCCGGCGACTATACCGCCAAAACCCTGGTGGCACCGGGTGGTGGCGGAAGCCGTGGTATGGGTATGATGTTTGGCGGAGGTTCACAGCCGAGTGCACAGGGTTATATCAAGCCGATCTTCGGCGCCGACCTTTCCATCCGGAAGGAATTCCTGAAGAACAATGCCGCATCACTTACCCTCCAGTTCAGTGACATATTCCGCACCCGGCTTTATGCATCGCACAGTGAATCGCAGTATTTTGTACAGGACAACGAACGCCGCAGGGACCCGCAGTTTGTACGCCTGAACTTTAACTGGCGCTTTGGCAAGATGGATGTATCGCTTTTCAAAAGGAAGAACATGAAAGGGGAAATGGAGAACATGCAGAATGCACAACAGGGAATGGGAGGAAATTAA
- a CDS encoding class I SAM-dependent methyltransferase, with protein sequence MNIVRKIKKAFLPPKHKVTYNQDGLITYHNNGFMKDPAFIKAEKAGAATGSWASIHWRVHTILWAASHCKDIEGDFVECGTNKGGYAKAICEYLDFRNISKTFYLLDTFEGLDETLLTDAEKAAGKKEYFEAAYSDCFEEVQKTFSSEPNVKLIKGSVPGTLNQVPSQNIAFLSIDMNNVNPEIAAMDHFWDKLSKGGIVVLDDYAYMTYDFQYEAHNNWAMKKGIKILSLPTGQGLIIK encoded by the coding sequence TTGAATATCGTCCGTAAAATAAAAAAAGCATTCCTCCCGCCAAAACATAAGGTTACATATAACCAGGACGGGTTAATAACCTATCACAACAATGGCTTTATGAAAGATCCTGCTTTCATCAAAGCCGAAAAGGCCGGCGCAGCAACAGGTTCATGGGCCAGCATTCACTGGCGGGTACATACTATTTTATGGGCGGCCAGTCATTGCAAGGATATAGAAGGTGATTTTGTGGAATGCGGAACGAATAAGGGCGGATATGCAAAAGCCATTTGCGAGTACCTTGATTTCAGGAACATCAGCAAAACATTTTATTTACTGGATACTTTTGAAGGGCTGGATGAGACCTTGTTAACCGATGCAGAAAAAGCCGCAGGCAAAAAAGAATATTTTGAAGCCGCTTATTCGGATTGTTTTGAAGAAGTACAAAAGACCTTTTCATCCGAACCAAATGTTAAGCTGATCAAGGGGTCTGTTCCGGGAACACTTAACCAGGTTCCCAGTCAAAATATTGCTTTCCTGTCCATTGATATGAATAATGTGAATCCTGAAATTGCTGCCATGGATCATTTTTGGGATAAACTCAGTAAAGGAGGGATCGTTGTGCTGGATGATTATGCTTATATGACCTATGATTTCCAGTATGAAGCGCACAATAACTGGGCAATGAAAAAAGGAATTAAGATATTGTCATTGCCAACCGGCCAGGGATTGATAATAAAATAA
- a CDS encoding methyltransferase domain-containing protein: MQTGRKHTFIEPGDELARLINEKANGLYEQLRTLDISDTVIDDFGKHYFSSHHTGSRLFFSIQSSADIIYRSVKLVNSNIQDIRFIDYGAGLGTLFLLAGKIGFGKVYFNDYFPQWAGYAKIICDKLGITIDDFISGDIDAVIGYAKANDQAFDIVASRNVVEHIYSLEHFYSKLFRSGLTTVCYSTTTANYHNPAMRWKHYWYHHKVEKGFYRKQREEFIKELKPGIGAVDLAKLVKQTRGRAFSDLTDTIEKYFNKQPVQAISPPGSNTCDCRTGVWAEHLITKQQYVQIIEKAGFTATYTAGFWDTHYKYAVVNLFTRLLNGIIKISGSKGYWFAPFVNVVATRK, encoded by the coding sequence TTGCAAACAGGCAGGAAACATACATTCATTGAGCCGGGTGATGAACTGGCCCGGTTGATCAATGAAAAAGCCAACGGGCTTTATGAGCAGTTGAGAACACTTGACATAAGCGACACGGTCATTGATGATTTCGGAAAACATTATTTCAGCAGTCACCATACCGGCAGCCGGCTCTTCTTTTCCATACAAAGCAGCGCCGATATCATTTACCGGTCGGTTAAACTGGTAAACAGTAACATACAGGACATCCGTTTCATTGATTACGGCGCCGGGCTGGGTACGCTGTTTCTGCTGGCCGGCAAGATCGGGTTCGGGAAGGTATATTTCAATGACTATTTCCCGCAATGGGCCGGTTATGCAAAGATCATCTGCGATAAACTTGGCATAACCATCGATGATTTCATTTCCGGTGATATTGATGCCGTGATCGGTTATGCAAAGGCAAACGACCAGGCTTTCGATATCGTGGCATCCAGGAATGTGGTGGAGCATATTTACAGCCTGGAGCATTTCTATTCAAAGCTCTTCCGGTCCGGCCTTACCACGGTCTGTTATTCCACCACCACGGCCAATTATCATAACCCGGCCATGCGGTGGAAACACTACTGGTATCACCATAAAGTGGAAAAGGGTTTTTACCGGAAGCAGCGGGAAGAATTCATAAAAGAATTAAAGCCGGGTATCGGCGCAGTGGACCTGGCGAAACTGGTGAAGCAAACAAGGGGCAGGGCTTTTTCGGATCTCACGGATACGATAGAAAAGTATTTCAATAAACAGCCGGTACAAGCCATCTCACCGCCTGGCAGCAACACCTGCGATTGCAGGACCGGCGTGTGGGCCGAGCATCTGATCACAAAACAGCAGTATGTTCAAATCATTGAAAAAGCCGGTTTCACCGCAACCTACACAGCAGGTTTCTGGGATACCCATTATAAATATGCTGTTGTAAATTTATTCACCCGGTTACTGAACGGGATCATTAAAATATCGGGAAGTAAGGGTTATTGGTTTGCCCCTTTTGTAAATGTGGTGGCCACCAGGAAATAA
- a CDS encoding DUF445 domain-containing protein, translating to MQSIHYILIILFSCLTGWLVIRLILKILFWPEKPLPALGFKFQGLLPKHQPLIAEQLAEMAGREFFSISSLKEKAANPASFDKLKPEIEYHIDHFLREKLKESFPMLSMFIGDKTINQLKGAFLLELESLFPVIMNSYLSNLENDLNPKQLIAEKIAGLSLKRSGILANKSAKKLFIRLQLAGALTGLLLGLLQVLLFRLLA from the coding sequence ATGCAATCCATTCATTACATACTGATCATTCTTTTTTCCTGCCTCACCGGCTGGCTGGTCATCCGGCTCATCCTCAAAATTCTATTCTGGCCCGAAAAACCGTTGCCAGCCCTGGGTTTTAAATTCCAGGGACTGTTACCAAAACATCAGCCGCTCATTGCGGAGCAACTGGCCGAAATGGCCGGCAGGGAATTCTTTTCAATTTCTTCCCTGAAAGAAAAAGCAGCCAACCCGGCCAGCTTTGATAAACTGAAGCCGGAGATCGAATATCACATCGATCATTTCCTGCGGGAGAAACTGAAAGAAAGCTTTCCCATGCTTTCGATGTTCATCGGCGACAAGACCATCAACCAGCTGAAGGGCGCTTTTTTACTGGAACTGGAAAGCCTGTTCCCCGTCATCATGAATTCCTATCTTTCAAATCTTGAAAACGATCTCAACCCAAAACAACTGATCGCTGAAAAGATCGCCGGTCTTTCGCTGAAAAGATCCGGCATCCTGGCGAACAAATCAGCCAAAAAACTGTTTATCCGTCTGCAGCTGGCAGGTGCACTGACCGGGTTGCTGCTGGGATTGCTGCAGGTCTTGTTGTTCAGGCTGTTAGCATAG
- the rfbC gene encoding dTDP-4-dehydrorhamnose 3,5-epimerase, translating into MIFNPLTLKGAFTIDVQPSQDSRGFFTRTFCEKEFAGHDLVQHFVQANHSGTNGKGVIRGMHFQNSPFCEVKLVKCVQGAIFDVIIDVRAGSSTFLQWFGAELSAENKRMMYVPAGFAHGFQSLSGYSEITYMVSAFYNKESEGGVKYDDPKVNIEWPLPVSLVSDKDMQIPFIDANFKGVFL; encoded by the coding sequence ATGATATTTAACCCACTTACGCTAAAAGGAGCTTTCACCATTGATGTACAGCCTTCCCAGGATAGCCGTGGATTTTTTACAAGAACATTCTGTGAAAAGGAATTTGCCGGACATGACCTGGTTCAACATTTTGTGCAGGCCAATCATTCCGGTACGAACGGTAAGGGGGTCATACGTGGCATGCATTTTCAAAACAGTCCCTTTTGCGAAGTGAAACTGGTGAAATGTGTACAGGGCGCCATATTTGATGTGATCATTGACGTACGAGCCGGCTCATCTACATTTTTACAATGGTTTGGTGCAGAACTTTCGGCCGAAAACAAACGCATGATGTACGTACCGGCCGGGTTCGCCCACGGCTTTCAATCGCTCTCCGGATATTCCGAAATAACGTATATGGTTTCTGCTTTTTACAATAAGGAAAGTGAGGGCGGCGTAAAATATGATGACCCAAAAGTAAATATTGAATGGCCTTTGCCGGTTTCTCTCGTTTCTGATAAAGACATGCAGATCCCTTTCATTGATGCTAATTTCAAAGGAGTCTTTTTATAA
- a CDS encoding SDR family oxidoreductase, translating to MKVLIIGNLGYIGPIVVKHFRSVYPGYFLAGYDIGYFIQNNTYNGIAGDTLLNVQYFGDVRNFDASLLNGFDGVIYLAAISNDPMGNAYEAPTLDINCNAAIHIAQEAKKAGVKQFVFASSCSVYGFADSAPRTESSEVNPLTAYARSKVNAEKGLQPLADADFQITCLRFATACGYSDRLRLDLVLNDFVASAIAAKKISILSDGTPWRPLIHVKDMARAMDWAIQRKAGGNFLVINTGSNIWNYQVKELAAAVQQLFTDVEVDINANAQPDKRSYKVSFDLYEKLATAHQPQVSLQEAVQDLKNGLQGIGFNDSNFRQSAMIRLKTIEKLIDHRVIDQNLAFKNSNDKNRIHKRNAA from the coding sequence ATGAAAGTATTAATAATAGGAAATCTTGGATACATCGGTCCGATCGTTGTCAAACATTTCAGGTCAGTATACCCTGGTTATTTTTTAGCGGGTTACGACATCGGTTATTTTATCCAGAACAATACTTACAATGGAATTGCCGGAGATACCTTACTGAATGTTCAGTATTTTGGCGATGTAAGGAATTTTGATGCTTCGCTGCTGAATGGATTTGACGGCGTGATCTATCTGGCCGCTATTTCCAATGATCCGATGGGTAATGCGTATGAAGCCCCTACCCTTGATATAAATTGTAATGCCGCCATTCACATTGCACAAGAAGCAAAGAAAGCGGGCGTAAAGCAGTTCGTTTTTGCCAGCAGTTGCAGTGTATATGGGTTTGCCGATAGTGCACCCCGGACCGAATCCTCCGAAGTAAATCCATTAACTGCTTACGCAAGGTCCAAAGTGAATGCCGAGAAAGGCCTGCAACCTTTGGCTGATGCTGATTTCCAAATTACCTGTTTGCGCTTTGCAACAGCCTGTGGCTATAGCGACAGGCTGCGGTTAGACCTGGTGTTAAATGACTTTGTTGCCAGTGCCATTGCTGCAAAAAAGATCAGCATCTTAAGCGATGGCACCCCCTGGCGTCCCCTGATCCATGTAAAGGATATGGCAAGGGCAATGGATTGGGCCATTCAAAGAAAGGCAGGAGGAAATTTCCTGGTCATCAATACCGGGAGCAATATTTGGAATTACCAGGTAAAAGAACTGGCTGCAGCCGTGCAGCAACTGTTTACCGATGTGGAAGTGGATATTAATGCAAATGCACAGCCGGACAAACGGTCCTACAAAGTAAGTTTTGACCTGTATGAAAAACTGGCCACTGCCCATCAGCCACAGGTAAGTTTACAGGAGGCCGTACAGGATCTCAAAAACGGCTTGCAGGGAATAGGTTTTAATGACAGCAATTTCCGACAATCAGCAATGATCCGTTTAAAGACCATTGAAAAATTAATTGACCACCGGGTCATTGACCAGAACCTTGCTTTTAAAAACAGTAATGACAAAAATCGAATCCATAAAAGAAACGCTGCGTAA
- the rfbF gene encoding glucose-1-phosphate cytidylyltransferase, whose product MKVVIFAGGLGTRISEETDTRPKPMVEIGGKPILWHIMKMYSHHGFNDFVICLGYKGYVIKEYFMNYFLHNSDITIDLADNKMEIHGTRSESFKVTLVETGMSTKTAGRLKQVQKYIGNEDFLLTYGDGVSDVNIADLVSFHKKADKIATVTSVQPDARFGGMDLAADGSVNAFREKSKADAQWINGGFFVLKATVFNYLQKDMSNIMWEDEPLEKLTADKQLVAYKHKGFWKCMDALRDKIELNELWESGKAPWKIWK is encoded by the coding sequence ATGAAAGTAGTCATTTTTGCTGGTGGGCTTGGCACCCGTATCTCGGAAGAAACGGATACCCGTCCAAAGCCCATGGTGGAGATCGGGGGCAAACCCATCCTTTGGCATATCATGAAAATGTACAGTCACCATGGCTTCAATGATTTCGTGATCTGCCTGGGCTATAAAGGTTACGTGATCAAGGAATATTTCATGAACTATTTTCTGCACAATTCAGATATTACCATTGACCTCGCTGACAATAAAATGGAAATTCACGGCACCAGGTCTGAGTCTTTCAAAGTGACCCTGGTTGAAACAGGTATGAGTACCAAAACAGCCGGCAGGTTGAAGCAGGTACAAAAATATATTGGCAATGAAGATTTCCTGCTGACATACGGGGATGGGGTAAGCGATGTGAACATTGCCGATTTGGTTTCATTTCATAAGAAGGCCGACAAAATTGCTACCGTAACATCCGTGCAGCCGGATGCCCGCTTCGGCGGAATGGATCTTGCTGCCGATGGAAGCGTAAATGCCTTCCGGGAAAAATCAAAAGCGGATGCACAGTGGATCAATGGCGGCTTCTTTGTTCTTAAAGCAACTGTGTTCAACTACCTCCAGAAAGATATGTCGAATATTATGTGGGAAGATGAGCCGCTGGAAAAACTCACTGCCGACAAACAACTGGTAGCCTATAAACATAAAGGTTTTTGGAAATGCATGGATGCCCTGCGGGATAAGATCGAATTAAATGAATTGTGGGAAAGCGGAAAAGCCCCCTGGAAAATCTGGAAATAA
- a CDS encoding glycosyltransferase codes for MFPITALRIPGYCPYWKKYAGLDKRVKYHIQKKNLSIVPNFQFLLDNASGEYFMWAADDDQWNNDFIERCVKAMETNNEVAIAITRMDVFDKNIMWSIPDRSGERCSISQQLGR; via the coding sequence TTGTTTCCGATAACTGCTCTGCGGATCCCAGGGTATTGCCCGTATTGGAAAAAATATGCCGGGCTTGATAAAAGGGTAAAATACCATATTCAAAAAAAGAATCTCAGCATTGTTCCCAATTTTCAATTTTTGCTGGATAATGCAAGCGGTGAATATTTTATGTGGGCCGCAGATGACGATCAGTGGAACAATGATTTTATAGAACGCTGCGTAAAAGCAATGGAAACAAACAATGAGGTAGCCATAGCCATAACAAGGATGGATGTGTTTGACAAGAACATTATGTGGTCTATACCGGACCGCTCTGGTGAAAGATGTTCCATTTCACAACAGTTGGGGCGGTGA
- a CDS encoding glycosyltransferase family 4 protein, protein MNSTVKILSLVSYKFLPPDMGGQKGIAFFNRYLAEKTDLLCATVQENDKTENEGYPVKKILGNSKLRYINPFYFFTLSRIIKENNITHLILEHPYYGWLGMLLKWSCKVKLVVHSHNIESLRFRTMNKWWWGILWNYEKFTHRNADLSFFIHDDDRNYALACFKLQPAKCVTITYGFEHPAAPAETEKTAARRFICNTQSIDPSEKLLLFNGTLGYKPNLDALDIILQKINPLLLATEGFRYKIIICGNKLPPAYSGLVNYKDRNIIYAGFVADINPYFKGADIFINPVVDGGGIKTKLVEALGYGLSVVSTRSGAIGIPAEVTGYKMKLVADNDWGSFAGQVISIDTETRTPGEFFDHFYWGSITEKAKVAITSI, encoded by the coding sequence ATGAACAGCACCGTAAAGATATTAAGCCTGGTATCGTACAAATTCCTGCCGCCCGACATGGGTGGCCAGAAAGGCATTGCTTTCTTTAACCGCTACCTGGCTGAAAAAACCGACCTGCTTTGTGCCACCGTACAGGAAAATGATAAAACAGAGAATGAAGGTTACCCTGTTAAAAAAATCCTCGGCAACAGCAAACTACGGTATATCAACCCCTTTTATTTCTTTACGCTGAGCCGCATCATCAAAGAGAACAACATTACCCATCTCATACTGGAACACCCCTATTACGGCTGGCTGGGCATGCTGCTGAAGTGGTCTTGTAAAGTAAAGCTGGTTGTACATTCCCATAATATAGAATCGCTGCGGTTCAGGACGATGAACAAATGGTGGTGGGGCATTTTATGGAATTATGAAAAGTTCACCCACCGGAATGCAGACCTGAGTTTCTTCATTCATGACGATGACCGGAACTATGCCCTTGCGTGTTTTAAACTGCAACCCGCGAAATGCGTGACCATCACCTATGGCTTTGAACACCCGGCCGCCCCTGCAGAAACTGAAAAAACAGCAGCCCGCAGGTTCATCTGCAACACCCAGAGTATTGACCCCTCGGAGAAATTATTGCTCTTCAACGGGACCCTTGGCTACAAACCAAACCTGGATGCGCTGGATATCATACTGCAGAAGATAAATCCGCTGCTGCTGGCAACAGAAGGCTTCCGGTACAAGATCATCATCTGTGGCAATAAACTCCCGCCTGCCTATTCGGGCCTGGTAAATTACAAAGACAGGAATATTATTTATGCCGGTTTTGTGGCCGACATCAATCCATATTTTAAAGGCGCTGATATTTTCATCAACCCGGTCGTGGATGGTGGCGGCATTAAAACCAAACTGGTGGAGGCATTGGGCTACGGCCTTTCGGTTGTAAGCACCCGAAGCGGGGCCATTGGCATCCCGGCTGAAGTAACCGGCTATAAGATGAAACTTGTTGCAGACAATGACTGGGGATCATTTGCCGGGCAGGTCATTTCGATCGATACCGAAACCAGGACCCCGGGGGAATTCTTCGATCATTTTTACTGGGGGAGTATTACAGAAAAAGCAAAGGTGGCTATTACATCGATCTGA
- a CDS encoding FkbM family methyltransferase, translating to MTKIESIKETLRNTPVYRDAFIEALVVFEKKTGHPQLNVRDAVSGPLADELFMGERFAKELQNGLKINFVYNSKIAREFLLCDPAVPNHVWEPQTTKLLLHFSKNAGNVIIAGAYFGDQAIPVAHNIRDTGLCHTFEPNKNNSDLIIENARLNNLDNILINNLALWNKSNEKLIFEGEDALASTVEASGSAAHVLHTITIDDYVSGNKVSKVDLLMIDVEGSEIKVLQGAVEMLKKDKPVVVFETHSLYDDWSNGLQNCPSARLMKELGYEVFAVREFHQNIDTGDMPIELLPLDRTYCETPPHHGFNMLAVPSKTRIENELFRIVYDLSPKLILPKNDARFSPSKF from the coding sequence ATGACAAAAATCGAATCCATAAAAGAAACGCTGCGTAATACTCCTGTTTACCGGGATGCATTTATTGAAGCATTGGTTGTGTTTGAAAAAAAAACGGGTCACCCGCAGTTAAACGTGAGGGATGCTGTTTCGGGGCCTTTAGCTGATGAATTGTTTATGGGGGAACGTTTCGCCAAAGAATTACAAAACGGGTTAAAGATAAATTTTGTTTACAACTCAAAAATTGCACGAGAGTTTCTCTTGTGCGATCCCGCTGTTCCCAATCATGTGTGGGAACCGCAGACCACTAAATTGCTGCTTCATTTTTCAAAAAATGCAGGGAATGTGATCATTGCCGGTGCATATTTTGGCGACCAGGCCATACCGGTCGCTCATAATATCAGGGACACAGGCCTGTGTCATACCTTTGAGCCTAATAAGAATAATTCCGACCTGATCATTGAGAATGCAAGGCTTAATAACCTGGACAATATCCTCATCAACAACCTTGCCCTGTGGAATAAAAGCAATGAGAAACTAATCTTTGAAGGAGAAGATGCATTAGCCAGTACGGTGGAAGCATCCGGTTCAGCTGCCCATGTTCTGCATACCATAACCATCGACGATTATGTATCCGGAAATAAAGTAAGCAAGGTTGACCTTTTAATGATCGATGTGGAAGGAAGTGAAATAAAAGTTCTACAGGGTGCCGTTGAAATGCTGAAAAAAGATAAACCGGTCGTTGTTTTTGAAACCCACAGCCTGTATGATGACTGGAGCAACGGGTTGCAAAATTGCCCTTCCGCCAGATTGATGAAGGAACTCGGGTATGAAGTATTTGCAGTCCGGGAATTTCATCAGAATATCGATACCGGTGATATGCCGATCGAATTACTCCCATTAGACAGGACCTATTGCGAAACACCGCCCCATCATGGTTTCAATATGCTGGCCGTTCCTTCAAAAACACGTATAGAAAACGAATTGTTCAGGATCGTGTATGACCTCAGTCCCAAGTTGATCCTGCCGAAAAATGATGCCAGGTTCTCCCCATCGAAATTTTAA
- a CDS encoding glycosyltransferase, with protein sequence MHETTPLVTVGIPTYNRPGGLERTLACITVQTYANLEIIVSDNCSADPRVLPVLEKICRA encoded by the coding sequence ATGCATGAAACAACTCCATTGGTAACTGTCGGGATTCCTACATACAACAGGCCCGGAGGGCTTGAAAGGACACTCGCCTGCATTACAGTACAGACGTATGCCAACCTGGAGATCATTGTTTCCGATAACTGCTCTGCGGATCCCAGGGTATTGCCCGTATTGGAAAAAATATGCCGGGCTTGA